A stretch of the Clostridium fungisolvens genome encodes the following:
- the rpsM gene encoding 30S ribosomal protein S13, with protein MARIAGVDLPREKRVEIGLTYIYGIGLPTSHKILEATGVNPDTRVKDLTEEEVNAVRDYINKNLNVEGDLRRDIALNIKRLVEIGSYRGIRHRRGLPVRGQKTKTNARTRKGPKKTIANKKK; from the coding sequence ATGGCAAGAATAGCAGGTGTTGACCTACCAAGAGAAAAAAGAGTTGAAATAGGTCTAACTTATATATATGGAATAGGACTACCTACTTCACACAAAATTCTTGAAGCAACAGGAGTAAATCCTGATACAAGAGTTAAGGATCTTACTGAAGAAGAAGTAAACGCAGTAAGAGATTACATCAACAAGAACTTAAATGTTGAAGGTGATCTAAGAAGAGACATTGCGTTAAACATTAAGAGATTAGTTGAAATTGGTTCTTACAGAGGAATTAGACACAGAAGAGGTCTTCCAGTAAGAGGTCAAAAGACTAAGACTAATGCTAGAACAAGAAAAGGTCCTAAGAAGACTATAGCTAACAAGAAGAAATAG
- the rpmJ gene encoding 50S ribosomal protein L36, with translation MKVRPSVKPICEKCKVIRRKGRVMVICENPKHKQKQG, from the coding sequence ATGAAGGTAAGACCATCAGTTAAGCCTATTTGCGAAAAGTGCAAAGTTATAAGAAGAAAAGGAAGAGTAATGGTAATCTGTGAAAATCCTAAGCACAAGCAAAAACAAGGCTAA
- the infA gene encoding translation initiation factor IF-1, translating to MSKDDVIEMQGVVLEALPNAMFQVELESGHKILAHISGKLRMNFIRILPGDKVTIELSPYDLTRGRITWRAK from the coding sequence ATGTCAAAAGATGATGTAATAGAAATGCAGGGCGTGGTGCTAGAAGCACTACCAAATGCTATGTTTCAGGTTGAGTTAGAAAGCGGACATAAGATATTAGCACATATTTCAGGAAAGCTTAGAATGAACTTTATAAGAATTCTACCAGGAGATAAAGTTACTATTGAACTTTCTCCATATGATCTAACTAGAGGTAGAATAACTTGGAGAGCGAAATAA
- the map gene encoding type I methionyl aminopeptidase, with protein sequence MIILKNDNEIDLMRKAGRLLGEVLLLLEENIKPGITTAELDKIAEEFITKHGAKPSFKGLYGFPSSLCISVNEVVVHGFPGKYRLKEGDIISVDGGVFLNGYHSDAARTFAVGEISDQARKLIDVTKESFFKGIEKAHVGNRLTDISYDIQQYVESNGFSVVRDYVGHGIGKDVHEDPEVPNFGRPGRGPKLTEGMVLAIEPMVNIGDYHVKTLSDDWTVVTVDGSLSAHYENTVAILPNGPEILTLIK encoded by the coding sequence ATGATTATATTAAAAAATGATAATGAAATCGACCTAATGAGAAAAGCAGGAAGACTTCTTGGAGAAGTATTATTACTTCTAGAAGAAAACATAAAACCAGGAATAACTACAGCTGAACTAGATAAAATTGCAGAAGAATTTATAACTAAGCATGGAGCAAAACCATCTTTTAAAGGCTTATATGGATTTCCTAGTTCACTTTGTATATCGGTTAATGAAGTTGTAGTTCATGGATTTCCAGGAAAGTACAGATTAAAAGAAGGGGATATAATAAGCGTTGACGGTGGTGTCTTTTTAAATGGATATCATAGCGATGCTGCTAGAACCTTTGCTGTAGGTGAAATTTCTGATCAAGCAAGAAAATTAATAGATGTTACCAAAGAAAGTTTCTTTAAAGGGATAGAAAAAGCTCATGTAGGAAATAGATTAACAGATATATCTTATGATATTCAGCAATATGTTGAATCAAACGGATTTTCTGTAGTACGTGATTATGTAGGACACGGCATTGGTAAGGATGTACATGAGGATCCTGAAGTTCCTAATTTCGGGCGTCCGGGTAGAGGTCCTAAACTTACTGAAGGTATGGTTTTAGCAATTGAACCTATGGTTAACATAGGGGATTACCATGTTAAAACATTATCTGATGATTGGACTGTAGTGACAGTTGATGGTAGCTTGTCAGCACACTATGAGAATACTGTAGCTATATTACCGAATGGCCCTGAAATATTGACACTGATAAAATAA
- a CDS encoding adenylate kinase yields MKIVLLGPPGAGKGTQAKSISNRYSIPHISTGDIFRKNISENTPLGVEAKKYIDDGQLVPDDVTINMVKDRLQQEDCKNGYLLDGFPRTVHQAEALQLFLQDRDENLDTSLCIDVPKEFILERMTGRRVCPSCGASYHVKFNPPIVASKCDVCGSDIIQRKDDAEETVRERLDVYERQTQPLIDFYSNRDMLSVVDGTKAINEVFESICRILGSDK; encoded by the coding sequence GTGAAAATAGTATTATTAGGTCCTCCTGGTGCAGGAAAGGGAACACAGGCAAAATCAATAAGTAATAGATACTCCATTCCACATATATCTACTGGTGACATATTTAGAAAGAATATTTCTGAAAACACACCGTTAGGTGTAGAAGCTAAAAAATATATTGATGATGGTCAACTCGTGCCAGACGATGTGACTATCAATATGGTTAAAGATAGGCTTCAGCAAGAAGACTGTAAAAACGGATATCTATTAGATGGTTTTCCTAGGACAGTTCATCAAGCAGAGGCATTACAGTTATTTTTACAGGATAGAGACGAAAACTTGGATACATCTTTATGCATTGATGTACCAAAGGAATTTATTTTAGAAAGAATGACTGGTAGGAGAGTTTGTCCATCGTGTGGAGCTAGTTACCATGTAAAATTCAACCCACCAATAGTAGCTAGTAAGTGTGATGTTTGCGGAAGTGATATCATTCAAAGAAAAGACGATGCAGAAGAGACCGTTAGGGAAAGACTAGATGTCTATGAAAGACAAACACAGCCACTGATTGATTTTTATAGCAATAGAGATATGCTGTCAGTTGTTGATGGTACAAAAGCAATCAATGAGGTCTTTGAAAGTATCTGTCGCATATTAGGGAGCGATAAGTAA
- the secY gene encoding preprotein translocase subunit SecY, whose translation MLSTLRNAWKVPELRKRLIWTFVLVAIFRIGNHIPVPGIDTTSLDNLTKSGSLFGFYDLISGGAFKRFSIFALGVVPYINASIIMSLLNISIPQLEQLSKEGEEGRKKIQKITRYASIAFGFITAYGTYVLIHNLGALKTDTPFNTFLIMLTLVVGSTFCMWLGDQITVKGIGNGISLLIFVNIISRFPQTLSAVLSTQSKGETNIVEVFLLAVASLALLASVVYLSLSERRITVQYAGKAVGGKVYKGQSTHIPLSLIGSTVIAIIFAMSVMQFPTVIAQFFPTKGWAQWIQAGTWSPFNKDKWLYLVIYALLTVFFTWFYTQVTFKPEEMSENMHKSAGFIPGIRPGQPTADYLTRLLDRISLIGGIFAAIIAVSPLLVENYTAFKGLSFGGTSLLILVSVSLEVMRQLQSQLVMRHYQGFLK comes from the coding sequence ATGCTATCAACCCTACGTAATGCCTGGAAGGTTCCGGAGTTAAGAAAAAGATTGATATGGACTTTTGTATTAGTTGCAATTTTCAGGATAGGAAATCATATTCCTGTTCCTGGAATTGATACAACTAGTCTTGATAACCTAACTAAGTCCGGAAGTTTATTTGGATTCTATGATTTAATTTCTGGTGGTGCTTTTAAAAGATTTAGTATATTTGCATTAGGAGTTGTTCCTTATATTAATGCATCAATCATAATGTCGTTGTTGAATATTTCTATTCCTCAGCTTGAGCAACTTTCAAAAGAAGGTGAAGAGGGAAGAAAGAAGATACAAAAGATTACTAGATATGCGTCAATAGCATTTGGTTTTATAACAGCATATGGTACTTATGTTCTTATTCATAATTTAGGAGCATTAAAGACTGATACACCTTTTAATACATTTTTAATAATGTTAACATTGGTAGTTGGTTCAACCTTCTGTATGTGGTTAGGAGATCAAATAACAGTTAAAGGTATTGGAAATGGTATTTCACTTTTAATATTTGTAAATATTATTTCTAGATTCCCTCAAACTTTGAGTGCGGTATTAAGTACTCAAAGCAAAGGTGAAACAAATATAGTTGAAGTGTTTTTATTAGCTGTAGCATCACTTGCTTTATTAGCATCAGTTGTATATTTATCTTTATCAGAAAGAAGAATAACTGTTCAATATGCTGGAAAAGCAGTTGGTGGTAAAGTATATAAAGGACAATCAACTCATATTCCTTTAAGTTTAATAGGATCAACAGTTATAGCAATAATTTTTGCTATGTCTGTAATGCAGTTCCCAACTGTAATTGCTCAGTTCTTCCCAACAAAGGGATGGGCACAGTGGATTCAGGCTGGAACATGGAGTCCTTTCAATAAAGATAAGTGGCTATACTTAGTGATTTACGCTTTATTGACTGTATTCTTTACTTGGTTCTATACTCAGGTTACATTTAAACCTGAAGAAATGTCTGAGAATATGCATAAATCAGCTGGGTTTATTCCTGGAATAAGACCTGGTCAACCAACAGCAGATTATTTAACAAGACTTTTAGATAGAATCTCATTAATAGGTGGTATTTTTGCTGCAATTATAGCAGTATCACCGTTATTAGTTGAAAATTATACAGCTTTTAAGGGTCTTTCATTTGGGGGAACATCTCTCCTAATATTAGTTAGTGTTTCACTTGAAGTTATGAGACAATTGCAATCTCAACTTGTTATGAGACATTATCAAGGATTCCTTAAATAG
- the rplO gene encoding 50S ribosomal protein L15 gives MKLHELKPAAGSKKAPKRVGRGTGSGLGRNAGKGEKGQNSRTGGGVRPGFEGGQMPLYRRLPKRGFTNIFAKEYVTINVDRLNVFENGTEVTPDLLLERRVVSKVLDGVKILGNGNVEKSLTVKGCKFSKSAADKIVAAGGKVEVI, from the coding sequence ATGAAACTTCATGAGTTAAAACCAGCTGCTGGAAGCAAAAAAGCTCCAAAGAGAGTAGGTAGAGGTACTGGTTCAGGATTAGGAAGAAACGCTGGTAAAGGTGAAAAGGGTCAAAATTCAAGAACTGGTGGCGGAGTTAGACCAGGATTTGAAGGGGGCCAAATGCCACTTTACAGAAGACTTCCTAAAAGAGGATTTACAAACATATTTGCTAAAGAATATGTTACAATAAACGTAGATAGATTAAACGTATTTGAAAATGGAACAGAAGTTACTCCAGATTTATTACTTGAAAGAAGAGTAGTAAGTAAGGTGCTTGACGGAGTTAAGATATTAGGAAACGGAAATGTTGAGAAGAGTTTAACAGTAAAAGGTTGCAAGTTCTCAAAATCAGCGGCTGATAAAATAGTTGCTGCTGGAGGAAAAGTTGAGGTGATCTAA
- the rpmD gene encoding 50S ribosomal protein L30, translating to MAKLKVTLVKSLIGRKKDHIATANALGLRKIGKTVEHEETAQIRGMINKVDYLLKVEEV from the coding sequence ATGGCTAAACTAAAAGTAACATTAGTTAAAAGCTTAATAGGTAGAAAAAAGGACCATATCGCTACTGCAAATGCCCTTGGACTAAGAAAAATCGGTAAAACAGTAGAACATGAGGAAACTGCTCAAATCAGAGGTATGATAAACAAAGTTGACTACTTGTTAAAGGTAGAAGAAGTTTAA
- the rpsE gene encoding 30S ribosomal protein S5 has protein sequence MRIDPSTLDLKEKVVFINRVTKVVKGGRNFRFSALVVVGDGNGHVGVGMGKSIEIPEAIRKGIEDAKKNLVEVAIVGTTVPHEIYGKFGTGKVLIMPATEGTGVIAGGPARSVLELAGLKDVRAKSLGSNNPRNMVNATINGLASLRTAEDIAKLRGKSVEEILG, from the coding sequence ATGAGAATCGATCCTAGCACACTAGACCTTAAAGAAAAGGTTGTTTTCATAAACAGAGTTACTAAGGTTGTTAAGGGTGGTAGAAACTTCAGATTCAGCGCTCTAGTAGTTGTAGGAGATGGCAACGGACACGTAGGCGTTGGAATGGGTAAGTCAATTGAAATACCTGAAGCAATTAGAAAAGGAATTGAAGATGCTAAGAAGAACTTAGTAGAGGTTGCTATAGTTGGAACAACAGTACCTCACGAAATATATGGTAAGTTCGGAACTGGTAAGGTTCTTATAATGCCAGCTACAGAAGGTACTGGAGTTATAGCAGGAGGCCCTGCAAGATCAGTACTAGAATTAGCAGGATTAAAGGATGTTAGAGCTAAGTCATTAGGTTCTAATAACCCAAGAAACATGGTAAACGCAACAATCAACGGATTAGCTAGCTTAAGAACAGCTGAAGATATAGCTAAGTTAAGAGGAAAATCTGTTGAAGAGATTTTAGGTTAG
- the rplR gene encoding 50S ribosomal protein L18 encodes MFKKVDRKASRERRHLRVRKKVFGTSARPRLSVYRSEKNIYAQIIDDVNAVTLASASTLDKEFTAKAGSNKEAAKFVGELVAKRAAEKGITEVVFDRGGYVYHGRVQELANGAREAGLKF; translated from the coding sequence ATGTTCAAGAAGGTAGACAGAAAAGCGTCAAGAGAAAGACGTCACCTTAGAGTACGTAAGAAAGTTTTCGGTACTTCAGCTAGACCAAGACTTTCAGTTTATAGAAGTGAAAAGAATATATATGCTCAAATCATAGATGATGTTAATGCTGTTACTTTAGCATCTGCTTCAACTCTAGATAAAGAGTTTACAGCAAAAGCTGGAAGCAATAAAGAAGCTGCAAAATTTGTTGGCGAATTAGTTGCTAAGAGAGCTGCTGAAAAAGGTATAACAGAAGTAGTTTTTGACAGAGGCGGATATGTATATCACGGCAGAGTTCAAGAATTAGCTAATGGTGCAAGAGAAGCAGGACTAAAATTCTAA
- the rplF gene encoding 50S ribosomal protein L6 — protein sequence MSRVGRLPIAIPAGVTVTVTPDNVVTVKGPKGELVKAMHKDITIAVEDNQVVVTRPSDVKEHRALHGLTRALLNNMVTGVTNGFQKTLELVGVGYRAQLQGKKLVMNLGYSHPVEVEPVDGVTFALEGTTKVFVQGIDKEKVGAVAADIRSWREPEPYKGKGIKYSDEVIRRKEGKTGKK from the coding sequence ATGTCAAGAGTTGGTAGATTGCCGATAGCTATCCCTGCTGGCGTAACTGTTACTGTAACACCAGACAACGTTGTTACAGTAAAGGGTCCAAAGGGAGAGCTAGTTAAAGCTATGCACAAGGACATAACAATAGCAGTTGAAGACAACCAAGTGGTTGTTACAAGACCAAGTGATGTTAAAGAACACAGAGCTCTACATGGTTTAACAAGAGCTTTATTAAATAATATGGTTACAGGCGTAACTAATGGATTCCAAAAAACATTGGAATTAGTAGGTGTAGGTTACAGAGCACAATTACAAGGTAAGAAGCTTGTAATGAACCTTGGATACTCACACCCAGTAGAAGTAGAACCAGTTGATGGAGTAACTTTTGCTTTAGAAGGAACTACAAAAGTTTTCGTTCAAGGTATTGATAAAGAAAAAGTTGGTGCAGTTGCTGCTGATATAAGATCATGGAGAGAACCAGAACCTTACAAAGGTAAAGGTATTAAATACTCTGATGAAGTTATCAGACGTAAGGAAGGTAAGACTGGTAAGAAGTAA
- the rpsH gene encoding 30S ribosomal protein S8, with the protein MVMTDPIADLLTRIRNANAVRHEVVEVPSSNIKKAVVNLLLQEGYIKNVEEYNDGVVPMLRIALKYGSNKERVITGLKRISKPGLRVYCKKDDIPKVLNGLGVAVISTSKGIVVDREARKEGLGGEVICYVW; encoded by the coding sequence ATGGTTATGACAGATCCTATAGCAGATTTGCTAACACGTATAAGAAATGCAAATGCTGTGAGACATGAAGTAGTAGAGGTACCTTCTTCTAACATAAAGAAGGCTGTAGTAAATTTATTATTACAAGAAGGTTACATTAAGAATGTTGAAGAGTACAATGATGGTGTTGTACCAATGTTAAGAATCGCTTTAAAATACGGTTCTAACAAAGAAAGAGTTATAACTGGATTAAAGAGAATCTCTAAGCCAGGTTTAAGAGTATACTGTAAGAAAGATGATATTCCTAAGGTTCTTAATGGATTAGGAGTTGCAGTAATATCTACTTCAAAAGGTATAGTTGTTGATAGAGAAGCTAGAAAAGAAGGCCTAGGCGGAGAAGTTATTTGCTACGTATGGTAA
- a CDS encoding type Z 30S ribosomal protein S14, with translation MARKAMIEKWKKEPKFQTRAYTRCRLCGRPHSVLKKFGICRICFRELAYKGEIPGCKKASW, from the coding sequence ATGGCACGTAAAGCAATGATTGAAAAATGGAAAAAAGAGCCTAAGTTCCAAACTAGGGCTTATACTAGATGTAGATTATGTGGAAGACCACATTCTGTACTTAAAAAATTCGGAATTTGCCGTATCTGTTTTAGAGAACTTGCTTACAAAGGAGAAATCCCTGGATGCAAGAAGGCAAGCTGGTAA
- the rplE gene encoding 50S ribosomal protein L5, whose protein sequence is MPRLQEKYEKEVVQAMMEKFGYKNVMQVPKLEKIVVNMGVGEAKDNPKALESAVSDLTIIVGQKPIITRAKNSVANFKIRQNMPLGCKVTLRKAKMYEFADKLMSIALPRVRDFRGVSSKSFDGRGNYSLGIKEQLIFPEIEYDKVDKVRGMDIIFVTTANTDEEARELLRFLGMPFAQ, encoded by the coding sequence ATGCCAAGACTTCAAGAAAAATATGAAAAAGAAGTAGTTCAAGCAATGATGGAAAAGTTCGGTTATAAGAATGTAATGCAAGTTCCAAAGCTTGAAAAAATAGTAGTTAACATGGGAGTAGGAGAGGCTAAAGATAATCCTAAAGCCCTAGAATCAGCTGTTAGTGACTTAACAATAATAGTAGGTCAAAAACCTATTATAACAAGAGCTAAGAATTCAGTTGCTAACTTTAAGATCAGACAAAATATGCCATTAGGATGCAAAGTTACATTAAGAAAAGCAAAGATGTATGAATTTGCTGATAAATTAATGTCAATAGCACTTCCAAGAGTTAGAGATTTCAGAGGAGTTTCAAGTAAATCTTTTGATGGTAGAGGAAATTACTCACTAGGAATCAAAGAGCAATTAATATTCCCAGAAATCGAGTACGATAAAGTTGATAAGGTTAGAGGAATGGATATTATCTTCGTTACAACTGCAAATACTGACGAAGAAGCAAGAGAATTGTTAAGATTCTTGGGAATGCCATTCGCTCAATAA
- the rplX gene encoding 50S ribosomal protein L24, producing the protein MKVHVRKNDTVVVISGKDSGKIGEVLQVSPKTGKVLVKGVNIVSKHEKPSRTNMQGGIIKVESPIYSSKVMLYCDKCKSATRISHKVLEDGTKVRVCKKCGETF; encoded by the coding sequence ATGAAGGTACATGTTAGAAAAAACGACACTGTAGTTGTAATATCAGGAAAAGATTCAGGTAAGATCGGTGAAGTTTTACAAGTATCACCAAAGACAGGAAAAGTTCTTGTAAAAGGTGTTAACATAGTGAGTAAACATGAAAAACCAAGCAGAACAAACATGCAAGGTGGAATAATTAAGGTTGAATCACCAATATATAGTTCAAAGGTTATGCTATATTGCGATAAATGTAAAAGCGCAACTAGAATAAGCCATAAGGTTTTAGAAGACGGAACTAAAGTAAGAGTATGTAAGAAGTGTGGAGAAACATTCTAG
- the rplN gene encoding 50S ribosomal protein L14: MIQQQTLLKIADNSGAKEIMCIRVLGGSKRKYGNIGDIIVASVKSATPGGVVKKGDVVKAVIVRSVRGLRRADGSYIKFDENAAVIIKEDKQPRGTRIFGPVARELRDKEFNKILSLAPEVL; encoded by the coding sequence ATGATACAACAACAAACCTTACTTAAAATTGCAGATAATTCTGGAGCAAAGGAAATAATGTGTATCAGAGTTTTAGGCGGTTCAAAAAGAAAGTATGGTAACATCGGAGATATAATCGTTGCTAGTGTTAAAAGTGCAACACCAGGCGGAGTTGTTAAAAAAGGTGATGTTGTAAAAGCAGTTATCGTTAGATCAGTAAGAGGACTAAGAAGAGCAGATGGTTCATACATCAAATTTGATGAGAATGCTGCAGTTATTATAAAGGAAGATAAGCAACCAAGAGGAACTCGTATCTTCGGACCAGTTGCTAGGGAGCTAAGAGATAAGGAATTTAACAAAATTTTATCATTAGCACCTGAAGTTCTATAA
- the rpsQ gene encoding 30S ribosomal protein S17, with product MERGLRKKRIGRVVSDKMDKTIVVAVETKVRHPLYGKTVNRTTKFKAHDENNEAKVNDRVQIMETRPLSKDKRWRLVEIIERAK from the coding sequence GTGGAAAGAGGATTAAGAAAAAAGAGAATAGGAAGAGTTGTTTCAGATAAAATGGATAAGACTATAGTAGTTGCAGTTGAAACTAAGGTAAGACATCCATTGTATGGAAAGACAGTTAACAGAACTACTAAGTTTAAAGCTCATGATGAAAATAATGAAGCAAAAGTTAATGATAGAGTACAAATAATGGAAACAAGACCATTATCAAAGGATAAGAGATGGAGACTTGTTGAAATAATTGAAAGAGCTAAGTAA
- the rpmC gene encoding 50S ribosomal protein L29 gives MKATELKELRSSNPQDLKVKLNDLKAELFNLRFQLATGQLENPMRIREVKKSIAQIKTIIREEELKAFQQ, from the coding sequence ATGAAAGCTACAGAATTAAAAGAATTAAGATCAAGCAATCCTCAAGATTTAAAGGTTAAATTAAACGACCTTAAAGCTGAATTATTCAATTTAAGATTCCAATTAGCAACTGGCCAATTGGAAAATCCAATGAGAATAAGAGAAGTTAAGAAATCAATAGCTCAAATTAAAACAATAATAAGAGAAGAAGAATTGAAGGCATTCCAACAATAG
- the rplP gene encoding 50S ribosomal protein L16 has product MLMPKRVKHRKVQRGRMTGKATRGNFLAYGDYGIQATTCGWITSNQIESARIAINRYIRRGGKLWIKIFPDKPVTEKPAETRMGSGKGSPEYWVAVVKPGRVLFELSGVQEEVAREAMRLASHKLPVKTKFVTRRDFEEMGGEE; this is encoded by the coding sequence ATGTTAATGCCTAAAAGAGTAAAGCATCGTAAGGTACAACGTGGTAGAATGACAGGTAAAGCTACAAGAGGTAATTTCCTTGCGTACGGAGACTACGGAATTCAAGCTACAACTTGTGGATGGATAACAAGCAATCAAATAGAGTCAGCGAGAATAGCTATAAACAGATACATTAGAAGAGGCGGTAAGCTTTGGATAAAGATATTCCCTGATAAGCCAGTAACTGAAAAACCTGCTGAAACAAGAATGGGATCTGGTAAAGGTTCACCTGAATACTGGGTAGCAGTTGTTAAACCAGGTAGAGTATTATTCGAATTATCAGGAGTTCAAGAAGAAGTAGCTAGAGAAGCTATGAGACTTGCATCACACAAACTTCCTGTAAAGACTAAGTTCGTTACAAGAAGAGATTTTGAGGAAATGGGTGGTGAAGAATAA
- the rpsC gene encoding 30S ribosomal protein S3: protein MGQKVHPHGLRVGVIKDWNAKWYADKKNFADNLVEDHQIRTFVKKELYSAGISKIEIERAAKRVKLNIHTAKPGVIIGRGGAGIESLKVKLEKFIKEKNVLINIVEVKSAEADAQLMAENIASQLEKRISFRRAMKQTIQRAMKTGVKGVKTACSGRLGGAEIARAEFYHEGTIPLQTLRADIDYGFAEADTTYGKIGVKVWVYNGEVLPTKKVEKEQVNA from the coding sequence ATGGGTCAAAAAGTGCATCCTCATGGATTAAGAGTTGGCGTTATTAAAGATTGGAATGCTAAATGGTATGCTGATAAGAAGAACTTCGCAGACAACTTAGTTGAAGATCATCAAATAAGAACATTCGTGAAGAAAGAATTATACTCAGCAGGTATTTCTAAGATAGAAATAGAAAGAGCTGCAAAGAGAGTTAAATTAAATATACACACTGCTAAACCTGGTGTTATCATCGGTAGAGGCGGAGCTGGTATTGAAAGTCTAAAAGTTAAATTAGAAAAGTTCATCAAAGAAAAGAACGTTCTAATTAACATAGTGGAAGTTAAAAGTGCTGAAGCTGATGCTCAATTAATGGCTGAAAACATAGCTTCACAATTAGAAAAGAGAATATCATTCAGAAGAGCAATGAAGCAAACAATACAAAGAGCTATGAAGACTGGAGTTAAGGGTGTTAAAACTGCTTGTTCAGGAAGACTTGGCGGAGCTGAAATTGCAAGAGCTGAATTTTATCATGAAGGAACAATTCCACTACAAACTTTAAGAGCAGATATAGATTATGGATTTGCTGAAGCAGATACTACTTACGGTAAAATTGGAGTAAAAGTTTGGGTTTACAATGGAGAAGTTCTTCCAACTAAAAAAGTAGAGAAAGAACAAGTAAACGCATAG
- the rplV gene encoding 50S ribosomal protein L22, which translates to MEAKAIAKYVRMSPLKVGVVLDLIRGKNVNEAFAILQYTPKDAAEVINKVLKSAVANAENNHSLDVSRLFVAQAHVGQGPTLKRFRPHAQGRAFRINKRTSHITLVVKERA; encoded by the coding sequence ATGGAAGCTAAAGCTATAGCTAAGTATGTAAGAATGTCTCCTTTAAAAGTAGGAGTTGTTCTTGATTTAATAAGAGGAAAAAATGTTAATGAAGCTTTTGCTATATTACAATACACTCCAAAAGATGCTGCTGAAGTAATAAACAAAGTACTTAAGTCAGCTGTTGCTAACGCTGAAAACAATCATAGTTTAGATGTTAGCAGATTATTTGTAGCACAAGCACATGTAGGTCAAGGACCAACATTAAAGAGATTCAGACCTCACGCTCAAGGTAGAGCATTCAGAATAAACAAGAGAACAAGTCATATAACACTAGTTGTTAAAGAAAGAGCTTAA
- the rpsS gene encoding 30S ribosomal protein S19 — MSRSTKKGPFVHAGLMKKIEEMNQAGDKKVVKTWSRSSTIFPQMIGHTIAVHDGRKHVPVYVSEDMVGHKLGEFALTRTFKGHVDTEKTSKRK; from the coding sequence GTGAGTAGATCAACTAAAAAGGGACCTTTCGTGCATGCTGGTCTTATGAAGAAAATAGAAGAAATGAATCAAGCTGGTGACAAGAAAGTTGTAAAGACTTGGTCAAGAAGCTCAACTATATTCCCACAAATGATTGGTCATACAATTGCTGTACATGATGGAAGAAAGCACGTTCCAGTTTATGTATCAGAAGATATGGTTGGACATAAATTAGGTGAATTTGCATTGACAAGAACTTTCAAAGGTCATGTTGATACAGAAAAGACTTCAAAGAGAAAGTAA